From the genome of Penaeus chinensis breed Huanghai No. 1 chromosome 37, ASM1920278v2, whole genome shotgun sequence, one region includes:
- the LOC125045228 gene encoding ATP-binding cassette sub-family E member 1-like, producing the protein MPPRKKQEETDKQTRIAIVNSEKCKPKRCRQECKKSCPVVRMGKLCIEVTINDKLASISEELCIGCGICVKKCPFDAIMIINLPSNLEKETVHRYNKNSFKLHRLPVPRRGEVLGLVGTNGIGKSTALKILAGKLKPNLGRFSEPPDWTDILTYFRGNELQNYFTRILEDDLKAIIKPQYVDQIPKAVKGSVKDLLNKKSDIDNLDEMLTVLDLRSVLVRNIEDLSGGELQRFAIAMVCIQRANIYMFDEPSSYLDVKQRLNASRAIRSMVKEDNYVVVVEHDLAVLDYLSDFICCLYGQPGAYGVVTVPFSVREGINVFLDGFVPTENLRFREESLTFKVSDQLSEEEIKRMCRLKYPKMTKNMGDFHLTIDAGNFTDSEIMVLLGENGTGKTTFIRMLAGRLEPDEGKSDLPELHISYKPQKISPKSQSTVRQLLHDKIRDAYILPQFVTDVMKPMKIEELFDQEVQHLSGGELQRVALTLCLGVPAAVYLIDEPSAYLDSEQRLAAAKVIKRFIMHAKKTAFVVEHDFIMATYLADRVIVFEGQPSVRTLANAPQTLVSGMNKFLEMLGITFRRDPNNFRPRINKDSSQKDVEQKNSGNYFFLDVEGKGDSKNDKKH; encoded by the coding sequence ATGCCTCCtaggaaaaaacaagaagagacagacaagcagactcGTATTGCCATCGTCAACAGCGAGAAATGCAAGCCTAAACGATGCCGTCAGGAGTGCAAAAAGTCGTGTCCTGTGGTGAGAATGGGTAAACTCTGCATTGAGGTCACCATCAATGACAAGCTAGCATCCATCAGTGAGGAGCTTTGCATTGGATGTGGTATATGTGTGAAGAAGTGCCCATTTgatgccattatgattatcaacttGCCCAGTAACTTGGAGAAGGAAACAGTCCACCGTTACAACAAGAATTCCTTCAAGCTTCATCGACTTCCTGTTCCACGCCGAGGTGAAGTCCTGGGATTGGTTGGCACAAATGGAATAGGAAAATCGACAGCACTAAAGATCTTGGCTGGAAAACTGAAGCCAAATCTAGGTCGCTTTTCAGAGCCACCAGATTGGACTGATATTCTTACCTACTTCCGTGGTAATGAACTGCAGAATTACTTCACTCGCATCTTGGAAGATGATTTAAAAGCCATCATCAAGCCTCAGTATGTAGATCAGATTCCCAAGGCTGTCAAAGGCTCTGTCAAAGATCTGCTTAACAAAAAGAGTGATATTGATAACTTGGATGAGATGCTCACTGTCCTGGATCTGCGAAGTGTCTTAGTGCGCAACATAGAAGATTTGTCTGGAGGAGAACTTCAGAGGTTTGCAATAGCAATGGTGTGCATTCAGAGAgctaatatttatatgtttgatgAGCCATCCTCTTATCTTGATGTCAAGCAGCGTTTGAATGCTTCACGTGCCATCCGCTCCATGGTAAAAGAGGATAattatgtggtggtggtggagcatGATTTGGCTGTGTTAGATTATCTTTCTGATTTCATCTGTTGTTTGTATGGCCAGCCAGGTGCATATGGAGTGGTCACTGTACCGTTCTCAGTGAGGGAGGGTATCAATGTTTTCCTTGATGGCTTTGTTCCAACAGAAAATCTTAGGTTCAGAGAGGAGTCTCTCACCTTCAAAGTATCTGATCAGCTGAGTGAAGAAGAAATCAAGAGAATGTGTCGCTTAAAGTACCCCAAAATGACTAAGAATATGGGTGACTTCCATCTTACAATAGATGCTGGCAACTTCACAGATTCAGAAATTATGGTGCTGCTTGGGGAAAATGGAACTGGAAAAACTACATTCATCCGAATGCTTGCAGGACGATTGGAACCTGATGAAGGCAAGTCTGATTTACCAGAGCTGCACATATCCTACAAGCCACAGAAGATCAGTCCAAAAAGTCAGTCTACTGTGCGGCAGCTGCTTCATGACAAGATCAGAGATGCATATATTCTCCCTCAGTTTGTTACTGATGTAATGAAGCCTATGAAGATTGAAGAGCTCTTCGATCAAGAAGTCCAGCATCTTTCTGGAGGAGAATTGCAACGTGTGGCGTTGACTTTGTGTCTAGGTGTTCCTGCAGCCGTTTATCTTATTGATGAACCATCTGCTTACTTAGACTCAGAACAGCGTTTAGCTGCTGCTAAGGTCATAAAGCGTTTCATTATGCATGCCAAGAAGACTGCCTTTGTTGTAGAGCACGATTTCATTATGGCTACATACCTTGCAGACAGAGTCATTGTCTTTGAGGGTCAGCCATCAGTCAGGACATTGGCCAATGCACCCCAGACACTGGTGTCTGGAATGAACAAGTTCTTGGAGATGTTAGGAATCACTTTTAGACGTGATCCTAACAACTTTAGGCCTCGGATCAACAAGGATAGTAGCCAGAAAGATGTTGAACAGAAGAACTCTGGCAATTACTTCTTCCTTGATGTTGAAGGCAAAGGGGACTCAAAGAATGATAAAAAGCACTGA